The following proteins are encoded in a genomic region of Rhodopirellula bahusiensis:
- a CDS encoding efflux RND transporter periplasmic adaptor subunit, giving the protein MTLRQSSPSYQHHTTASVAPWKAERIAFEQAGRVVQVIEPNEMVTGIGNGRVGVPLARLNDEQFQIAVDAAEADAAVAQRRRDANLITIERRLPSRIRTAEAELQLAERELARAQKLSRSNAMSGSELDTTRTRASTAQLQVDSATAELAQADAEQLALDAQVQQANQRLAEAKRNLRNTTLYSSFPGQVAEVHAVPGTYVKEGDPIVTVQMVDPMMVEFEVTAANSRRYQRGDTLGVTVTRRDGVQRQVTGMVYTVDSIADANTRTFTVSLHVRNQQESSVELSESTASKLKTKDIFPLNIGPIVTGDRRLLVEQRCIHRIGDEAFVWKVTNRAWSQLSDTMNRDLNVQRLKVNLLSDVIPFLGTWNFVAIEFADPSAIDLEDDLITGQLLTLDGNQIRPEVLSRWESGSVVLEQTRWMLRSGDTVRVALIPDNSNVGFYVPMKAVRKEDGANFVHVLDDTLAEPTAKRVQVRVTAEDTVADDSLILCIEPVQADELVDGSNVVVRGTHYLDDGDRVRVVPTPQASAVAQ; this is encoded by the coding sequence ATGACTCTGCGTCAAAGCAGCCCATCGTACCAGCACCACACCACCGCGTCGGTTGCACCTTGGAAAGCCGAACGAATTGCGTTCGAACAAGCCGGCCGTGTGGTCCAGGTGATCGAGCCCAACGAAATGGTGACGGGTATCGGCAACGGTCGAGTCGGCGTGCCGCTGGCCAGGCTGAACGATGAGCAATTTCAAATCGCGGTCGACGCAGCCGAAGCCGATGCGGCGGTTGCGCAGCGTCGACGAGACGCGAATCTGATCACGATTGAGCGTCGATTGCCCAGTCGAATTCGAACGGCCGAAGCTGAGTTGCAGTTGGCTGAGAGAGAACTGGCTCGAGCTCAAAAGTTGTCACGTTCCAATGCCATGTCAGGATCGGAACTGGACACCACACGAACCCGAGCGTCGACTGCACAATTGCAAGTCGACAGTGCAACTGCTGAGTTGGCACAGGCCGACGCTGAACAACTGGCACTGGACGCTCAAGTTCAACAAGCCAATCAGCGGTTGGCAGAAGCCAAACGGAACCTTCGCAACACGACCTTGTACAGCTCCTTCCCCGGCCAAGTCGCCGAAGTGCATGCGGTCCCGGGAACGTATGTCAAAGAAGGTGATCCGATTGTGACCGTGCAAATGGTCGACCCGATGATGGTCGAGTTCGAAGTCACGGCTGCCAATTCCCGTCGCTATCAACGCGGCGACACGCTCGGTGTGACCGTCACCCGTCGAGACGGCGTTCAAAGGCAAGTCACCGGCATGGTTTACACGGTTGACTCGATTGCGGATGCGAACACTCGGACGTTCACGGTTTCATTGCACGTCCGGAATCAACAGGAAAGCAGTGTCGAACTTTCTGAATCAACCGCGAGCAAGCTGAAGACCAAGGACATCTTTCCGTTGAACATCGGACCGATTGTCACCGGCGATCGACGCTTGCTAGTCGAGCAACGTTGCATTCACCGGATCGGCGATGAGGCCTTTGTTTGGAAAGTCACCAATCGAGCTTGGAGCCAACTTTCGGACACTATGAATCGTGATTTGAACGTCCAGCGTTTGAAGGTGAATCTGCTCAGCGATGTGATTCCGTTTCTGGGAACATGGAACTTTGTGGCGATCGAGTTCGCTGATCCTTCCGCAATCGATTTGGAAGATGATCTCATCACCGGCCAGTTGCTGACTCTGGATGGGAATCAAATTCGTCCGGAAGTCCTGTCGCGTTGGGAATCCGGAAGCGTGGTTTTGGAGCAGACACGCTGGATGCTGCGTTCGGGTGACACCGTTCGAGTCGCGTTGATCCCCGACAATTCCAACGTGGGTTTCTATGTGCCTATGAAGGCCGTTCGCAAAGAAGACGGAGCAAACTTTGTGCACGTGCTCGATGACACGCTAGCGGAGCCGACTGCGAAGCGAGTGCAGGTTCGCGTCACGGCCGAAGACACGGTGGCCGACGATTCGTTGATCCTGTGCATTGAACCGGTTCAAGCCGACGAATTGGTTGATGGATCCAACGTCGTTGTCCGGGGCACGCACTACCTCGACGACGGCGATCGAGTTCGAGTCGTCCCGACACCTCAAGCATCGGCGGTTGCCCAATGA
- a CDS encoding TetR/AcrR family transcriptional regulator: MVQAAATEFQTRGYFSTSMNVIAATAKVSKRTLYNHFDSKEALFDAIIEELTQKAELLPVCSFDPTRDLREQLIELALVEVQFMTSQSVVALARAGISRVLAEPEVGKKIDHRRFHRRVEHWLDDAHAAGCLNHTNTEFAAKQFVGMLMTFAFWPTIVNGESPPSKKKRDCIVESTVEIFLASYQVSD, encoded by the coding sequence ATTGTCCAGGCTGCAGCGACGGAGTTTCAAACCCGAGGTTACTTTTCGACCAGCATGAATGTGATCGCAGCGACCGCGAAAGTGAGCAAACGAACGCTCTACAACCACTTTGACAGCAAGGAAGCTCTGTTCGACGCCATCATCGAAGAGCTGACTCAGAAAGCCGAGCTGCTGCCCGTTTGTTCATTCGACCCGACTCGTGACTTACGAGAACAACTGATCGAGCTCGCTCTCGTTGAGGTGCAATTCATGACATCGCAATCGGTGGTCGCCTTGGCTCGGGCCGGGATATCTCGAGTCCTCGCCGAGCCTGAAGTCGGGAAGAAAATCGATCATCGTCGCTTTCACCGACGCGTCGAGCATTGGCTTGACGACGCGCACGCCGCGGGATGCTTGAATCACACGAACACAGAATTTGCGGCCAAGCAATTCGTTGGAATGTTGATGACGTTTGCTTTTTGGCCAACCATCGTCAACGGCGAATCCCCGCCTAGCAAGAAGAAGCGGGACTGCATCGTCGAATCCACCGTCGAAATATTCCTCGCCAGCTACCAAGTATCTGACTGA
- a CDS encoding serine O-acetyltransferase — MASDFRLKEQLPELTEQIVSTYTSDDSINHLGHCPLPSYTAVVDILLDLKDILYPGYKRHTNLHAGNIRYHVGGLIDSLHDQLTTQIARALRHEHRVLQNHKDCETDIDFEAKGQAMAIEMLKRIVKLREMLATDVQAAHDGDPACQTTDEVVFCYPGFEAITVYRIAHELVQLDVPFIPRMMTEWAHKETGIDIHPGATIGEYFFIDHGTGVVIGETCHIGKHVKLYQGVTLGALSFPTDADGQLIRGQKRHPTIEDDVVVYANATILGGRTVIGRESVIGSSVWITRTVSPGTTVVLEKPQLKVRGSDEPADELRPEVNYQI; from the coding sequence GTGGCATCCGATTTTCGGCTGAAAGAGCAGTTACCTGAGCTGACCGAGCAAATCGTCAGCACATACACCTCCGATGATTCAATCAATCATTTGGGGCACTGCCCATTGCCTAGCTACACCGCTGTCGTTGACATCCTGTTGGATCTCAAGGACATCCTGTATCCCGGGTACAAGCGTCATACGAACTTGCACGCTGGCAACATTCGTTACCACGTTGGCGGTTTGATCGACTCCTTGCATGATCAACTGACGACCCAGATCGCTCGCGCCTTGCGGCACGAGCACCGGGTGCTGCAGAATCACAAGGATTGCGAGACGGACATCGATTTCGAAGCCAAAGGCCAAGCCATGGCGATCGAGATGCTGAAACGCATCGTCAAGCTTCGAGAGATGCTCGCAACCGATGTGCAAGCCGCTCATGACGGCGACCCAGCTTGTCAAACGACCGATGAAGTCGTCTTTTGCTACCCTGGATTCGAAGCGATCACGGTCTACCGGATCGCTCATGAATTGGTTCAGTTGGACGTTCCCTTCATCCCTCGAATGATGACGGAATGGGCGCACAAAGAAACGGGCATCGACATTCACCCGGGTGCCACGATCGGAGAATACTTCTTCATCGATCACGGAACCGGTGTGGTGATTGGCGAAACTTGTCACATTGGCAAACACGTCAAGCTCTACCAGGGCGTCACGCTGGGAGCACTCAGCTTCCCCACCGACGCGGATGGTCAACTGATCCGTGGTCAGAAACGACACCCAACCATTGAAGACGACGTGGTGGTCTACGCCAACGCAACGATTCTCGGTGGACGCACGGTGATCGGTCGTGAATCGGTGATCGGGTCCAGCGTTTGGATCACTCGCACGGTCTCGCCGGGCACAACGGTGGTGCTTGAAAAGCCGCAGCTGAAAGTGCGTGGCTCGGACGAGCCTGCTGATGAGCTGCGTCCCGAAGTGAACTACCAAATCTGA
- the nth gene encoding endonuclease III translates to MAMLKKERATIVLERLNTLYPDPPIPLDHTDEFTLLVAVLLSAQCTDKKVNEITPELFSVAGTPSKMRELGEDGILEIIRPLGLSKQKAKALAKLSGMLIDLHEGRVPSTFEELEALPGVGHKTASVVMSQAFGFPAFPVDTHIHRLAQRWGLSSGKSVVQTERDLKQLFPEETWNKLHLQIIFYGREFCTARACDGRVCDLCRELYPNRRKPVTWNKP, encoded by the coding sequence GTGGCGATGTTGAAAAAAGAACGTGCCACCATTGTCCTCGAGCGTCTCAACACGCTCTATCCTGACCCGCCGATCCCGCTGGACCACACCGACGAGTTCACGTTGTTGGTCGCTGTTTTGTTGAGTGCGCAGTGCACCGACAAAAAGGTCAATGAGATCACGCCGGAGTTGTTTTCGGTTGCCGGAACGCCATCGAAGATGCGTGAGCTTGGCGAAGATGGAATCCTCGAAATCATCCGGCCGCTGGGACTTTCAAAGCAGAAAGCCAAGGCCCTGGCCAAGTTGTCCGGGATGCTGATCGATTTGCACGAAGGCCGAGTACCCAGCACGTTTGAAGAGCTGGAAGCATTGCCGGGCGTCGGGCACAAAACTGCCAGCGTGGTGATGTCGCAAGCGTTTGGCTTTCCCGCTTTTCCTGTCGACACGCACATCCATCGATTGGCCCAACGATGGGGATTGTCCAGCGGCAAAAGCGTTGTGCAAACCGAGCGAGACTTGAAACAGTTGTTCCCCGAAGAAACGTGGAACAAATTGCATCTGCAAATCATCTTCTACGGTCGAGAATTCTGCACCGCACGAGCCTGTGACGGACGGGTTTGTGATCTGTGTCGGGAACTGTACCCGAACCGCCGCAAGCCAGTGACCTGGAACAAACCCTGA
- a CDS encoding DUF1559 domain-containing protein, translating to MRTDMKRHAFTLVELLVVIAIIGVLVGLLLPAVQAAREAARRMSCSNNFKQIGLSLHNYHAAFNRLPPNGTGPSMPALKQLSANIGLLPFLEQQGLWEMMSNPLMPEAGESASDALASGAWPPFGPRPWLDLNEYDPYQMQTPAFRCPSDPGMSPLGTGMTNYAFSHGDAILRIGYPPSNQYADQGVFRGLFKRDDPRRFRDVLDGLSNTIAMAEIMTNLGDRSVGGSVVNLSHFPADDSMGSDLTICTAVIDPNRPQFIESSVPLWDSGGTSRGGRWWNYHLMITGMNTVLPPNSPTCPMGWGTGWQSGVFSSASHHQGGVHILLADGAVKFVTDSIEAGNQQAQSISKNYGNLGQKSPYGLWGALGSISSKETIEGLE from the coding sequence GTGAGAACAGACATGAAGCGTCATGCGTTTACGCTCGTTGAGCTGTTGGTCGTCATTGCAATCATTGGGGTTTTAGTCGGGCTGTTGCTGCCGGCGGTCCAGGCAGCTCGTGAAGCTGCTCGGCGGATGTCGTGCAGCAACAATTTCAAACAGATTGGCTTGTCACTGCACAACTATCACGCGGCATTCAACCGATTGCCACCCAATGGCACCGGTCCTTCGATGCCCGCTTTGAAGCAGCTCAGTGCCAACATTGGTCTGTTGCCGTTTCTGGAGCAGCAAGGTTTGTGGGAGATGATGTCCAACCCATTGATGCCCGAGGCTGGTGAATCAGCGTCGGATGCCCTTGCTTCGGGTGCGTGGCCACCATTCGGTCCTCGTCCGTGGCTCGACTTGAACGAATACGATCCTTACCAAATGCAAACACCGGCGTTCCGATGCCCTTCGGATCCCGGCATGTCGCCATTGGGAACCGGCATGACGAACTATGCGTTCTCGCATGGCGATGCGATCTTGCGAATCGGTTACCCGCCTTCGAACCAGTACGCCGATCAAGGCGTCTTTCGTGGTCTTTTCAAACGAGATGATCCACGCAGATTTCGAGATGTACTCGACGGTCTATCCAACACCATCGCGATGGCCGAGATCATGACGAATCTGGGCGACCGCAGTGTTGGTGGTTCCGTTGTCAACCTCTCGCACTTCCCCGCTGATGACTCGATGGGATCCGATCTGACGATCTGCACCGCGGTGATCGATCCCAATCGTCCTCAGTTCATCGAGAGCAGCGTCCCGTTATGGGACAGCGGAGGAACATCACGTGGCGGTCGCTGGTGGAACTATCACTTGATGATCACGGGAATGAACACCGTGCTTCCTCCGAACTCACCAACCTGTCCGATGGGATGGGGAACGGGTTGGCAGTCGGGTGTGTTCAGCTCGGCAAGTCACCATCAAGGTGGCGTGCATATCTTGTTGGCGGACGGGGCGGTGAAGTTCGTCACCGACTCCATCGAAGCGGGCAACCAACAAGCCCAAAGCATTTCAAAGAACTACGGCAACCTGGGACAGAAAAGCCCCTACGGATTGTGGGGAGCTCTCGGTTCCATTTCCTCCAAAGAAACGATTGAAGGACTCGAATGA
- a CDS encoding FAD-dependent oxidoreductase has product MKNNRIGRRGFLRVVGGAGVLSATAPGYVLGSEQLFSKAGSAADGVLVESSQFDELGGWKIDTQHYQQMGGCYLLAHGMGKPVANATTQVALPSAGTWHVWVRTRDWCQGEWKSPGRFQVSVNDETLSPEFGTEDTSWHWQKGGAVQIDDPTKVKIELADLTGFDGRCDAVYFSKSSAPSLPNEAAEVVQWKDQVTGRAARKVDEFEFDLVIVGGGISGCGAALAARSQGLKVALIQDRPIFGGNASEEVRVHTLGIHGRAAGILKKIDTEHYPNGSALAIKDQKKREATMAASGVKLFAGHVACGLSKNDGRIESVEARDVGSGLLRRFYAPVFVDATGDGWLGYWAGAEYRVGRESHTEFGEAWDKHGDLWSPEIPDKRVMGTSVLWNAEKTNQRSNFPDVPWAMPVAKDHEATAGEWYWEYSNNDLDQIDDAETIRDHMLRAIYGSFANAKRHPKNAPWTLKWVSFVGGKRESRRLMGDHIYTMKDAAERREFEDAVVVETREIDSHYQQVLQGNLVDFLSKALFYKTGGEYFVPFRSLYSKDIDNLMMAGRCFSCSHIGLAGPRVMNTCGQMGVATGYAASLCKAYQTTPREVGRKHVRELRGLIGFEDRSS; this is encoded by the coding sequence ATGAAAAACAACCGAATTGGACGACGTGGCTTTCTGCGAGTGGTCGGAGGAGCGGGCGTGCTATCAGCGACGGCGCCGGGTTACGTACTGGGAAGTGAACAACTGTTCTCAAAGGCAGGCTCCGCTGCCGACGGTGTTCTGGTTGAGTCCAGTCAATTTGATGAACTGGGCGGATGGAAAATCGACACACAACATTACCAACAAATGGGCGGCTGCTATCTGTTGGCCCACGGAATGGGAAAGCCTGTCGCCAATGCGACCACCCAAGTTGCACTCCCTTCCGCGGGAACTTGGCACGTTTGGGTGCGGACTCGCGATTGGTGCCAGGGCGAATGGAAATCACCTGGACGTTTCCAAGTGTCGGTCAACGACGAAACGCTCTCGCCCGAGTTTGGGACGGAAGACACGAGCTGGCATTGGCAAAAAGGCGGTGCGGTTCAGATCGATGATCCTACCAAGGTCAAGATCGAGCTCGCTGACCTCACTGGTTTTGATGGCCGATGCGACGCGGTCTACTTTTCGAAGTCATCCGCGCCATCGCTGCCCAACGAAGCCGCGGAAGTGGTTCAGTGGAAAGATCAAGTCACCGGCCGCGCCGCACGAAAGGTCGATGAATTCGAATTCGACCTGGTCATCGTCGGCGGTGGAATCTCCGGTTGCGGCGCGGCCCTCGCGGCACGATCTCAGGGACTGAAGGTCGCTTTGATCCAAGACCGGCCGATCTTCGGTGGCAATGCGTCGGAAGAGGTCCGAGTTCACACGCTTGGCATCCATGGCCGTGCGGCGGGGATCCTGAAAAAGATTGACACCGAGCACTACCCCAACGGCAGCGCTCTGGCGATCAAGGACCAGAAAAAACGAGAGGCCACCATGGCCGCATCGGGTGTCAAACTGTTTGCCGGGCACGTCGCGTGTGGACTATCAAAGAACGATGGCCGCATTGAAAGCGTGGAAGCCAGGGACGTGGGCTCCGGTCTTTTGCGTCGCTTCTACGCTCCGGTCTTTGTCGATGCGACCGGTGATGGCTGGTTGGGATACTGGGCCGGGGCAGAGTACCGTGTCGGACGCGAATCGCACACGGAGTTCGGTGAAGCTTGGGACAAGCACGGCGATCTTTGGAGTCCCGAAATTCCCGACAAACGTGTGATGGGAACGTCGGTGCTTTGGAACGCCGAGAAAACAAACCAACGCAGCAACTTCCCGGATGTGCCTTGGGCCATGCCGGTGGCAAAGGATCACGAAGCGACCGCGGGGGAATGGTACTGGGAATACTCCAACAACGATTTGGACCAAATCGACGATGCGGAAACGATCCGTGACCACATGTTGCGTGCAATCTACGGATCGTTTGCAAATGCCAAACGCCATCCCAAGAATGCACCCTGGACATTGAAATGGGTTTCGTTTGTCGGTGGCAAACGCGAATCACGGCGTCTGATGGGCGATCACATCTATACGATGAAAGATGCCGCTGAACGACGCGAATTTGAGGATGCGGTGGTGGTGGAAACTCGCGAGATTGACTCACACTACCAACAAGTCTTGCAAGGCAACCTGGTCGATTTCTTGTCCAAGGCGTTGTTCTACAAAACCGGTGGTGAATACTTCGTTCCATTCCGAAGTCTGTATTCGAAGGACATCGACAATCTGATGATGGCCGGACGGTGTTTCAGTTGTTCCCACATTGGATTGGCTGGACCTCGCGTCATGAACACTTGCGGGCAAATGGGAGTTGCAACCGGGTACGCCGCTTCGTTGTGCAAGGCCTACCAAACAACGCCACGGGAAGTTGGGCGGAAGCATGTCCGAGAACTCCGCGGTCTGATCGGTTTTGAGGATCGCTCGTCCTGA
- a CDS encoding DUF4405 domain-containing protein: MRHWVNLALLFSFSTLMVTGVLAFTLPFSQTNTRLHVVSGVVCVVLVTKHVLSRLTYFRSIASRQSKAMGLMRKASVLGFWAVVLVASVAAVPPTNWLMDQSYETRQRTQIVRTSSLVGFGQTSPHQRIVVRKPKQEDDATLSIHLGYSTSLDQLPVTAAWVESTTGTMIETLYLDEGIAYGEVVPRTQSSGVDSVLRRSDVLPIWRHAYTIVSGVDPDGDIDGLSGATQNHRFELDPYLQPGKGNRFVVCVEFNLPGDTSDDWQEREWGQPSLLYTALIDVDSESPHAILELTGHGGGSESDGNIRYDLENISTARNIADLFLAKIDLPQPSASSADR; this comes from the coding sequence ATGAGACACTGGGTCAATCTTGCCTTGCTGTTTTCGTTCAGCACCCTGATGGTCACCGGGGTGCTGGCGTTCACGCTGCCATTTTCGCAAACCAACACGCGATTGCATGTGGTTTCCGGGGTCGTGTGTGTCGTCTTGGTGACAAAGCATGTGTTGAGCCGACTCACCTACTTTCGATCCATTGCATCGAGGCAGTCAAAAGCGATGGGGCTGATGCGCAAGGCTAGCGTGCTTGGGTTTTGGGCGGTGGTTCTGGTTGCCTCGGTTGCCGCGGTCCCGCCTACCAATTGGTTGATGGACCAAAGCTATGAGACTCGGCAACGAACCCAGATTGTGCGAACCTCGTCATTGGTGGGCTTTGGACAAACGAGCCCACATCAACGAATCGTCGTGCGGAAACCAAAGCAGGAAGACGACGCGACGCTTTCGATTCATCTGGGCTATTCGACGTCGCTCGACCAACTGCCGGTGACGGCCGCCTGGGTTGAATCCACCACGGGCACCATGATTGAAACTCTGTACCTGGACGAAGGAATCGCCTACGGCGAAGTCGTTCCACGCACACAAAGTTCTGGCGTGGACTCGGTTCTTCGCCGAAGCGATGTGCTTCCGATTTGGCGGCACGCATACACGATTGTCTCTGGGGTTGATCCCGACGGCGACATCGACGGACTATCAGGTGCCACACAAAACCACCGTTTCGAACTGGATCCATATCTTCAACCGGGGAAAGGCAATCGCTTTGTCGTTTGCGTGGAATTCAATTTGCCCGGAGACACCAGCGACGACTGGCAAGAACGCGAATGGGGCCAGCCTTCGTTGCTCTATACGGCTCTCATTGATGTCGATAGCGAGAGTCCCCATGCAATCTTAGAATTGACGGGACACGGGGGAGGATCCGAGAGCGACGGCAACATTCGCTACGACTTGGAGAACATCTCGACCGCTAGAAACATCGCGGATCTGTTCTTGGCGAAGATCGACCTTCCCCAACCATCCGCATCCTCGGCAGACCGATGA
- a CDS encoding sigma-70 family RNA polymerase sigma factor: MRNSAVTESNQRLMSDNDQATTEFVQLLTESQRSLFYYIHSLIPNRTDADEVLQETNLVLWREYERFEMGTNFKAWACTVALNQVRAFTSKRRAKRPHFDTDTMMLISERQERRSAYLQHRLDALENCVQKLPERKREFVEQRYRQGVPVENIADEMGSSVDAVYKMLHRIRETLHACVDRTLSHEGVGSNDPA, encoded by the coding sequence ATGCGAAACAGCGCGGTGACTGAATCCAATCAAAGACTGATGAGCGACAACGACCAGGCCACCACTGAGTTCGTTCAGTTGCTTACTGAGTCCCAACGATCGCTGTTTTATTACATCCATTCGCTCATTCCCAATCGAACGGATGCGGATGAAGTATTGCAGGAGACCAACCTCGTGCTTTGGCGAGAATACGAACGATTCGAAATGGGAACGAATTTCAAAGCTTGGGCCTGCACGGTGGCACTCAATCAAGTGCGAGCCTTCACATCGAAGCGACGTGCCAAACGTCCCCACTTCGATACGGACACCATGATGCTAATTTCCGAACGGCAAGAACGACGATCGGCCTACTTGCAACATCGATTGGACGCTTTGGAAAACTGTGTTCAGAAACTTCCCGAGCGAAAACGGGAATTTGTGGAGCAACGTTATCGACAGGGGGTCCCGGTGGAAAATATCGCAGACGAGATGGGCTCCAGCGTGGATGCCGTCTACAAAATGTTGCATCGTATTCGTGAGACACTTCACGCATGTGTTGACCGCACCCTCTCGCACGAAGGAGTTGGCTCCAATGACCCAGCGTGA